The Populus trichocarpa isolate Nisqually-1 chromosome 11, P.trichocarpa_v4.1, whole genome shotgun sequence genome has a segment encoding these proteins:
- the LOC18109850 gene encoding calcium-binding protein KRP1 — translation MALIGHAVEFQDYLPSMMQTLGTEGFMLELCSGFRLLMDVDKGLITLESLKRNSMLLGMQDMRDDDLVCMLMEGDLDGDGAINQMEFCILMFRLSPGLMNGSKQWVEELYANDM, via the coding sequence ATGGCATTGATAGGTCATGCAGTGGAATTTCAGGATTACCTTCCATCCATGATGCAGACACTGGGAACAGAAGGGTTTATGTTGGAGCTGTGTAGCGGGTTTCGTTTGTTAATGGATGTTGATAAAGGCCTGATCACGCTTGAGAGCTTGAAGAGAAATAGTATGCTACTAGGGATGCAAGACATGAGGGATGATGACCTTGTGTGCATGTTAATGGAAGGTGATTTGGATGGAGATGGGGCTATAAATCAGATGGAATTTTGTATTCTCATGTTTAGATTGAGTCCTGGGTTGATGAATGGATCAAAGCAATGGGTGGAAGAACTCTACGCGAATGACATGTAG